A single window of Treponema denticola ATCC 35405 DNA harbors:
- a CDS encoding M23 family metallopeptidase, with the protein MSRTRTYKRAENNLVRYFNELFKAFCTSVSKGVMKFINGGRKKLTVMVVPHSQKRIVNFQASIFSIVFVSVLLVGILASFFWFAAESVASARKLANLKEETRKTQASLNVLKNETNDLLKNAKNFQSTLSSTLTSLGLQSIMETGTENDDSSDLSLLFNVQEQAQGTAREVSELKKLSAYLQDTIQPVQEMAKLMDTQTALFSDIPSLWPIKGGIGHITMAFGQNRHPFTGQWYIHTGIDLATGRSGDPIMATADGQVITVETDPGWGNYIIIKHKHGFFTRYAHLSSFRVTRGQHVQKGQVIGYIGNTGISTGPHLHYEVHIGSDVVDPMKYLNIKNTGRKK; encoded by the coding sequence GTGTCAAGAACACGAACATATAAACGGGCAGAAAACAACTTGGTACGCTATTTTAATGAGCTTTTTAAGGCTTTTTGTACAAGCGTATCCAAGGGTGTAATGAAATTCATCAACGGCGGACGCAAAAAGCTTACCGTAATGGTTGTTCCGCATTCTCAAAAGAGGATCGTAAATTTTCAGGCAAGTATTTTTTCGATTGTTTTTGTTTCGGTTTTGCTTGTAGGTATTTTAGCTTCATTTTTTTGGTTTGCAGCCGAATCTGTAGCTTCTGCCAGAAAACTGGCCAACCTAAAGGAAGAAACACGTAAAACTCAAGCCAGCCTTAATGTTTTAAAAAATGAAACCAATGACCTTTTAAAAAATGCAAAGAATTTTCAATCCACTCTTTCTTCTACATTAACATCTTTGGGTTTACAGTCCATTATGGAAACAGGTACAGAAAACGATGATTCAAGCGACCTTTCACTCCTGTTTAATGTCCAAGAACAGGCCCAAGGAACGGCAAGAGAAGTAAGCGAGCTTAAAAAACTTTCAGCCTATTTACAGGACACCATTCAACCCGTACAGGAAATGGCAAAGCTGATGGACACTCAAACAGCCCTCTTTTCGGATATTCCGAGTCTTTGGCCCATTAAGGGCGGCATCGGGCATATCACGATGGCCTTTGGTCAAAACCGCCATCCTTTTACCGGCCAATGGTATATTCATACCGGTATAGACCTTGCAACAGGCCGTTCAGGCGATCCGATTATGGCTACGGCTGACGGACAGGTTATTACGGTAGAAACGGATCCGGGCTGGGGTAACTATATTATTATTAAGCATAAGCATGGTTTCTTTACAAGATACGCTCACCTAAGCTCATTTAGGGTTACACGAGGACAGCATGTGCAAAAGGGTCAGGTCATAGGCTATATAGGCAACACAGGTATATCTACAGGCCCCCACTTACACTATGAGGTTCACATAGGTTCCGATGTTGTAGATCCTATGAAATATCTTAACATAAAAAATACCGGAAGAAAAAAATAG
- a CDS encoding YaaR family protein produces MGNSVDTSNYVSALNTAAPLIAKDSHIQKNQTRKTENTKVKKQKTFLDTILDSNIQESEESYYEKKLEGLNPEERKKAVDDILAVLQDEVYSSGANLAENVNEETINKYKKAVKSFVNFALQHSLNVKAVTSGGLNPLKQRNYVIVKVIDEKIDKLTQELLFNQLEKLQILAKLDEIKGLLVNLTT; encoded by the coding sequence ATGGGAAACTCCGTGGATACAAGCAACTATGTTTCCGCTCTTAATACCGCCGCGCCTCTAATAGCCAAAGATTCGCACATTCAAAAAAATCAAACACGAAAAACGGAAAATACCAAAGTAAAAAAGCAAAAAACTTTTTTAGATACAATTTTGGATAGCAATATTCAGGAGTCTGAGGAATCCTATTACGAAAAAAAACTGGAAGGTCTTAATCCTGAAGAAAGAAAAAAAGCTGTAGACGATATTTTGGCCGTCTTACAGGATGAGGTTTATTCCAGCGGGGCTAATCTGGCCGAGAACGTAAATGAGGAAACAATAAACAAATATAAAAAAGCAGTCAAAAGCTTTGTAAACTTTGCACTTCAACATTCACTTAATGTAAAAGCGGTGACTTCAGGCGGTTTAAATCCGCTAAAACAGCGTAATTATGTAATAGTAAAAGTCATTGATGAAAAAATAGACAAACTAACACAGGAACTTTTATTTAATCAACTTGAAAAACTGCAAATCTTAGCTAAACTGGATGAAATAAAAGGTCTTTTAGTCAACTTGACTACATAG
- the fliS gene encoding flagellar export chaperone FliS: MSYNSQAAAAYKETSVKTASPGSLILMLYTEGIKEINLAISKMRVPKIPAKDIEAINNHIIKAQEIITELMAALDMDIGGEIAANLLSIYSYFNQQLLTANLKKDYKPLLDVSSMMQELYDVWKQILESQPVPQRSEVSVGVNIAG; this comes from the coding sequence ATGAGTTATAATAGTCAGGCTGCAGCAGCTTACAAAGAAACAAGTGTTAAAACGGCAAGTCCGGGTTCTCTTATTCTTATGCTTTATACTGAGGGGATAAAAGAAATAAATCTGGCAATTTCAAAGATGCGTGTGCCTAAGATTCCTGCAAAGGATATAGAAGCCATCAATAATCACATAATTAAGGCTCAAGAGATTATAACGGAGCTTATGGCAGCCTTAGATATGGATATAGGCGGAGAAATAGCTGCAAATCTTCTTTCAATTTATTCATATTTTAATCAACAGCTTTTAACTGCAAATCTAAAAAAAGACTATAAACCCTTGTTGGATGTAAGCTCTATGATGCAGGAATTATATGACGTATGGAAGCAAATTCTTGAATCTCAGCCCGTACCTCAAAGGTCTGAGGTTTCCGTAGGCGTAAACATAGCCGGATAA
- a CDS encoding 5'-methylthioadenosine/adenosylhomocysteine nucleosidase: MKIGIFGAEEQEVKLLKKHLVGEIRKIAGLSFFTGTIMGKDVVLVCSGIGKVNAALCCQILISEFKVDAVINTGAAGGLLEGINVFDMVVSTDAVQHDVDATAFGHPIGQVPMTKSPFWPADKKLKTLALKAFKAMQKESDDEHIKNLKLIEGRIASGDTFVSDKKLRERIIKEFNPACVEMEGAAAAQVCCINKIHFLILRSISDTAGKDKAAKISYEVFSAQAAKDSSLLVLQMLKML, from the coding sequence ATGAAGATAGGAATTTTTGGTGCTGAAGAGCAGGAAGTTAAACTTTTAAAAAAGCATTTAGTTGGGGAAATTCGAAAAATTGCCGGTCTTAGTTTTTTTACGGGAACGATAATGGGAAAGGATGTTGTTCTTGTGTGCAGCGGAATAGGTAAGGTCAATGCGGCTCTGTGCTGTCAAATTCTTATTTCGGAATTTAAGGTTGATGCCGTAATAAACACCGGGGCTGCCGGAGGGCTTTTGGAAGGTATAAATGTTTTCGATATGGTTGTTTCAACCGATGCAGTTCAGCATGATGTAGATGCAACAGCCTTTGGACATCCCATTGGGCAGGTACCTATGACAAAGTCTCCTTTTTGGCCTGCCGACAAAAAGCTTAAAACCCTGGCACTTAAAGCTTTTAAGGCTATGCAAAAAGAAAGTGATGATGAGCATATAAAAAATTTAAAGCTTATTGAAGGCCGAATTGCTTCAGGGGATACCTTTGTTTCAGATAAAAAACTTAGAGAAAGGATTATCAAAGAATTTAATCCTGCCTGTGTTGAAATGGAAGGGGCCGCTGCTGCTCAAGTTTGCTGCATAAATAAAATTCACTTTTTAATTTTGAGGAGTATTTCCGATACGGCCGGAAAGGATAAAGCTGCTAAAATTTCTTATGAGGTTTTTTCGGCACAGGCAGCAAAGGATTCCTCTCTTTTGGTGCTGCAAATGCTGAAAATGCTTTAA
- a CDS encoding nickel/cobalt transporter codes for MKKKGIFVILFILNLALLSAKLSANPFTGKKNSPTPVYQGQPSENILKGQRILNQKLGDYINAWKENKNFAVLLSILALSFLYGLVHAAGPGHRKTIIFSFYLTKESKRLEPLFTGLALAGMHGGAAIVLMMIFKGLSGAILSRSNDAMIYMEGASFLILIILSLYGIIDAVKDINTKKDSNHKKLKLGAILLSGIYPCPAAMLVLVLAVSLNLLALGIFAVIAMSVGMSIPIIASGYLAWAGRTSLFYKLKGKERIIALIGSILQIGAYGFLLYISVKTALPFILSLFRMLK; via the coding sequence ATGAAAAAAAAAGGTATTTTTGTTATTCTTTTTATTCTTAATCTCGCCTTGCTATCTGCAAAGCTGTCTGCAAATCCCTTTACGGGGAAAAAAAATTCACCTACACCCGTATATCAGGGACAGCCTTCAGAAAATATTTTAAAGGGGCAGCGTATTTTAAACCAAAAGCTGGGAGACTATATAAACGCTTGGAAAGAAAATAAAAATTTTGCTGTTTTATTGTCCATTCTGGCCCTTTCATTTTTATACGGCTTGGTACATGCGGCAGGTCCGGGACACCGTAAAACCATTATCTTCTCTTTTTACCTTACAAAAGAATCAAAACGCTTAGAGCCTCTTTTTACAGGCCTTGCTTTGGCAGGAATGCATGGAGGAGCAGCCATAGTCCTAATGATGATTTTCAAGGGCCTTTCCGGAGCCATCCTCTCACGCTCAAATGATGCAATGATATATATGGAGGGTGCTTCTTTTTTAATCTTAATAATTTTATCCCTTTACGGAATAATCGATGCGGTAAAGGATATAAATACAAAAAAGGATTCAAACCATAAAAAGCTTAAACTTGGAGCAATCTTATTAAGCGGTATTTATCCCTGTCCGGCGGCCATGCTTGTTTTGGTCTTAGCCGTAAGCCTAAATCTCTTAGCCTTAGGGATCTTTGCAGTAATAGCTATGTCCGTAGGCATGAGTATTCCGATAATCGCTTCGGGATATTTGGCATGGGCCGGAAGAACGAGTCTTTTTTACAAATTAAAGGGAAAAGAAAGAATTATAGCCCTGATAGGTTCTATCCTTCAAATCGGAGCTTACGGCTTTTTACTCTACATTTCGGTAAAAACGGCCTTGCCTTTTATTCTAAGTTTGTTTAGAATGCTAAAATAG
- a CDS encoding alpha-glucosidase, producing MEWWNKRVFYQIYPRSFCDANNDGMGDIQGIISKLPYLKELGIGAIWLSPVTASSDYDNGYDVSDYCDINPKFGTMDDFKSLLKEADKLDIKIVMDLVINHTSDQHRWFIESKNPESPYHNYYVWKEPRLVKGKKLPPNNWDSLFLGSAWKYCEENGLYYLHLFTENQPDLNYNNPAVTEEVKKILKFWLDMGVAGFRCDVINCIYKTSYEDAKKRRIKTGKEFYLSQKGCHDILKELNRDVLKPYNAFTVGETMDVSLEEAKDFIQDELTLVFPFEHHTGVDCWFQIPVLKRKYKPFRMIKILKKWQTKMPWTPLFFENHDQARSVSRFGDEGKYYKESVKMLATVLLTQKGTPFIYQGQEIGLTNTDFKSMDEIDDIATKNIYDTLRRLKFGKKRAFKMTMNYARDHARTPIPWDDSENGGFCTVKPWLRLNEKYKEINVKKNLSESDSCFNYYKKLIALRNEEEVLQLGDIEFADLGKDIFAYYRKKGDKTFFIVSNMSGKAQKIREEVRGLPILFNYRNFNPQQKILRPFESVITRI from the coding sequence ATGGAATGGTGGAATAAAAGGGTTTTTTATCAGATATATCCCAGAAGTTTTTGTGATGCAAACAATGACGGGATGGGGGACATTCAGGGTATTATCTCAAAATTGCCTTATTTAAAGGAACTGGGTATAGGGGCAATTTGGCTTTCTCCCGTAACCGCATCCTCCGATTATGATAACGGCTATGATGTTTCCGATTATTGCGATATCAACCCCAAATTCGGCACAATGGATGACTTTAAGTCTCTATTAAAAGAAGCGGATAAACTGGATATAAAAATTGTGATGGACTTGGTTATAAACCATACAAGCGATCAGCATAGGTGGTTTATCGAATCTAAAAATCCCGAATCTCCCTACCATAATTATTATGTTTGGAAAGAGCCTAGGCTTGTAAAGGGTAAAAAGCTGCCTCCCAATAATTGGGACAGCCTTTTTTTAGGTTCTGCATGGAAGTATTGTGAAGAAAACGGCCTCTATTATCTTCACCTTTTTACCGAAAATCAGCCGGATCTAAACTATAACAATCCCGCGGTTACTGAAGAAGTAAAAAAGATATTGAAGTTTTGGCTGGATATGGGTGTTGCGGGCTTCCGCTGCGATGTTATAAACTGTATTTATAAAACCTCTTACGAGGATGCAAAAAAAAGAAGGATTAAAACAGGCAAAGAGTTTTATCTTTCTCAAAAGGGATGCCATGATATTCTAAAAGAATTAAATAGAGATGTCCTAAAACCCTACAATGCCTTTACAGTAGGCGAAACTATGGACGTTTCTTTAGAAGAAGCTAAAGATTTTATTCAGGACGAATTGACTCTTGTTTTTCCTTTTGAACATCACACCGGGGTAGACTGCTGGTTTCAAATTCCGGTTTTAAAACGGAAATATAAGCCTTTCCGAATGATTAAAATCTTAAAAAAATGGCAGACTAAAATGCCATGGACTCCTCTTTTCTTTGAAAATCACGATCAGGCACGTTCTGTTTCGCGGTTTGGGGATGAGGGAAAATACTACAAAGAAAGCGTCAAAATGCTTGCAACCGTGCTTTTGACCCAAAAAGGAACCCCCTTTATTTATCAAGGGCAGGAAATTGGGCTTACTAATACCGATTTTAAAAGCATGGATGAAATCGACGATATAGCCACAAAGAATATTTATGACACTCTCCGCCGTCTTAAATTCGGTAAAAAACGGGCCTTTAAAATGACAATGAACTATGCCCGGGACCATGCAAGAACTCCCATACCGTGGGATGATTCCGAAAACGGGGGCTTTTGTACCGTAAAGCCTTGGCTGCGGCTTAACGAAAAATATAAAGAAATAAATGTAAAGAAGAATCTATCGGAATCCGATTCCTGCTTTAATTATTATAAGAAACTGATAGCCTTAAGAAACGAGGAAGAAGTCTTACAGCTCGGCGATATAGAATTTGCGGATTTGGGAAAGGATATTTTTGCATATTATCGCAAAAAAGGCGATAAAACTTTTTTTATTGTTTCCAATATGTCAGGCAAGGCTCAGAAGATAAGGGAAGAGGTCAGAGGTCTTCCGATTCTATTTAATTATAGAAACTTTAACCCTCAACAGAAGATTTTACGTCCCTTTGAGTCTGTAATTACAAGAATTTAG
- a CDS encoding bactofilin family protein, which yields MADFIDDISINTIIGPGTFVNGSLSVPGFLRVDGDINGDIKTPGRVIIAENARVRGNVHAKSITIGGMVQGDVIAPESVIVLSTGLILGSVLTKKIRLDDDVFLHGYCFAIDNQAEFEKAEKEYKNRQGLAASALVHSR from the coding sequence ATGGCTGATTTTATTGACGATATTTCCATAAACACAATCATAGGCCCGGGAACCTTTGTAAACGGAAGCTTAAGCGTACCCGGATTTTTACGTGTAGACGGAGATATAAACGGAGACATAAAAACCCCCGGAAGAGTTATAATTGCAGAGAATGCAAGAGTCCGAGGAAACGTACATGCCAAGTCGATAACCATAGGCGGAATGGTTCAAGGCGATGTTATAGCTCCGGAAAGTGTGATCGTCCTGTCAACAGGCCTTATTTTAGGCTCGGTTTTGACAAAAAAAATACGTTTAGATGATGATGTATTTTTACACGGCTACTGCTTTGCCATAGATAATCAGGCCGAATTTGAAAAGGCGGAAAAAGAATACAAAAACAGACAGGGCCTTGCGGCTTCTGCTCTTGTACATTCCAGGTGA
- a CDS encoding PSP1 domain-containing protein, with translation MDYDINENIEDIESLEDKDQRPVKMSSNPNDFPQPLYELNLDYSKESFYATADEHQEFKTGDFVLVPTRYGNDAARFGGPVKAPINANPDEVVKIIRKINAEEEIILEENNKKEKEAAKIFKEKVALNNLEMKFIGCHFLLDEPKVLFFFSADTRIDFRKLVKDLVSVFKIRVELRQIGVRDESRIIGGLGCCGRPYCCHNVTDKLKPVSIKMAKEQNLSLNSSKISGQCGRLLCCLSYEYDWYAEARRLMPPEGARFPYDGTTFKITEVNLLTQMVSLLGEDGRILSLPSKRVVNIGGKWQVR, from the coding sequence ATGGATTATGATATTAACGAAAATATAGAAGATATTGAATCTCTTGAAGATAAAGATCAAAGACCTGTAAAAATGAGCTCAAATCCCAACGATTTTCCTCAACCCCTATATGAGCTTAATTTGGATTACTCAAAAGAAAGCTTTTATGCGACAGCTGATGAACATCAAGAATTTAAGACGGGCGACTTTGTTCTTGTGCCTACACGGTACGGTAATGATGCAGCCCGCTTCGGAGGTCCTGTCAAGGCTCCCATCAATGCCAATCCAGATGAGGTTGTAAAAATTATTCGAAAAATAAATGCTGAAGAAGAGATTATCTTAGAGGAAAACAACAAAAAAGAAAAAGAAGCTGCCAAGATTTTTAAAGAAAAGGTTGCCTTAAATAACCTGGAAATGAAGTTTATAGGCTGCCATTTTTTACTTGATGAACCTAAGGTATTGTTCTTTTTCAGTGCCGATACTCGGATTGATTTTAGAAAATTGGTCAAAGATCTTGTTTCCGTCTTTAAAATAAGAGTTGAATTAAGACAAATAGGCGTTAGAGATGAATCCCGCATTATAGGAGGCCTCGGCTGCTGCGGACGGCCCTATTGCTGTCATAACGTAACCGATAAACTCAAACCTGTTTCTATAAAAATGGCAAAGGAACAAAACCTATCGCTCAATTCATCAAAAATATCGGGACAGTGCGGAAGGTTATTATGCTGCCTCTCTTATGAATATGATTGGTATGCAGAAGCTAGAAGATTAATGCCGCCTGAAGGCGCAAGATTCCCATATGACGGCACAACCTTTAAGATTACCGAGGTAAACCTTCTTACCCAAATGGTTTCCTTATTGGGAGAAGACGGACGAATCCTTTCTTTGCCCTCAAAGCGTGTGGTCAATATCGGAGGAAAGTGGCAAGTAAGATAA
- a CDS encoding tetratricopeptide repeat protein: MKSINFMKICLFVFFVLFLTSCSSIQKNWKTDGSTIEKDIALSKKQGLMFFSASDTDPQSKNLLENVFTDSLFSKINKDFIFYNIDIVKEAGSADSVQLEKNYILFSDYNITQVPYLCLINEHGDVYHSDLIPEQINTPSSFLDHLNKLKEKRLTVENLRKNINEVNGPEKIKAINAFFEKIYLVDSEKYRQFFDEGIASDPSNESGLVGSFLLARTSLNIEPLFKQQKYTEIIAELKKILETGFLSPEEEQLTLCNIASFYSRLPNAPIKTILGYLEEALKKAPNSFRAKTIKEDIEYLKAKN, from the coding sequence ATGAAATCTATAAACTTTATGAAAATTTGTCTGTTTGTCTTTTTTGTTCTGTTTCTTACAAGCTGTTCAAGCATACAAAAGAATTGGAAAACAGACGGTTCAACTATCGAAAAGGACATAGCCTTATCAAAAAAGCAAGGCCTCATGTTTTTTAGCGCCTCCGATACGGATCCGCAAAGTAAAAACTTATTGGAAAATGTTTTTACGGACAGCTTATTTTCAAAGATAAATAAGGATTTTATTTTTTATAATATAGATATAGTAAAAGAAGCCGGCTCGGCTGATTCGGTCCAATTGGAAAAAAACTATATTCTTTTTTCCGATTATAATATTACTCAAGTACCCTATCTTTGCTTGATTAATGAACATGGAGACGTCTACCATTCTGATCTGATTCCTGAGCAGATTAATACCCCTTCTTCATTTTTAGACCATTTGAATAAACTAAAGGAAAAGAGGCTAACCGTAGAAAATTTACGAAAAAACATCAATGAGGTAAACGGCCCCGAAAAAATAAAAGCTATAAACGCATTTTTTGAAAAAATTTATCTTGTTGATTCCGAAAAATATAGGCAGTTTTTTGATGAGGGCATAGCAAGCGACCCTTCAAATGAAAGCGGCTTAGTAGGCTCATTTCTACTTGCCAGAACCAGCCTAAACATCGAACCATTATTTAAACAGCAAAAATATACGGAAATAATAGCAGAATTAAAAAAGATTTTAGAAACGGGTTTTTTAAGCCCCGAAGAAGAGCAGCTTACCTTGTGCAATATAGCTTCATTTTATTCCCGACTGCCGAATGCTCCAATAAAAACGATACTGGGATATCTTGAAGAAGCCTTAAAAAAAGCTCCTAATTCTTTTAGGGCTAAGACCATAAAAGAAGATATTGAATACTTAAAAGCTAAGAATTAA
- a CDS encoding phenylalanine--tRNA ligase subunit alpha, protein MDIKSIIKNLHPLEIKVLKNFKIGEYLDNKKLELKLSYKEGHANQVFSWLKMKGLIKETDRKKHIFFELTNIGTDFAERGTPEQRILQLLKEKGELKLPEIAEALNLENKDVGSAFGVLSKEGAVKMNEEKRASFVQEPQSKRFKITVELLKKGLKTEGHIIAEEDLDDEEREIINSISKKRGAADSPYKIVERDSVVYGFTDDVPSLQKELEAEGITGDETGQLTAESLKTGSWKNQTFRSYNINLPPARIISGRTNPYCDFLESVKDKLVGLGFEEFDGPLVETDFWNSDALFMPQFHAARDIHDVYYIKNPTHAKSIEEPFLSRVAEVHETGGKTGSRGWNYSFDRNFTKRLLLRSQGTVLSAHQLAKAKIPGKYFGIARCFRYDKVDATHLSDFYQTEGIVLGNEVNLKTLLGILKMFAVEIAGATEVKYVGGYFPFTEPSIEVHIKHPVLGWFELGGSGILRPEVSRTMGVDVPVLAWGIGIDRMALMALGLNDLRELFSSDIEGVRLRK, encoded by the coding sequence ATGGATATCAAAAGCATTATAAAAAATCTTCATCCTCTTGAGATTAAGGTTTTAAAAAATTTTAAAATAGGCGAGTATCTTGATAACAAAAAACTTGAGCTTAAACTTTCGTATAAAGAAGGCCATGCAAATCAGGTTTTTTCGTGGCTTAAGATGAAGGGCTTAATAAAAGAAACCGACCGCAAAAAACACATATTTTTTGAACTTACAAATATCGGGACAGATTTTGCCGAACGCGGTACTCCGGAACAAAGAATTTTACAGCTTTTAAAAGAAAAAGGCGAACTGAAGCTTCCTGAAATTGCTGAAGCCCTTAATTTGGAAAATAAGGATGTAGGTTCGGCCTTTGGTGTTCTTTCAAAAGAAGGTGCCGTCAAGATGAATGAAGAAAAAAGGGCTTCCTTTGTGCAAGAACCGCAATCAAAACGCTTTAAGATAACCGTCGAATTGTTGAAAAAAGGCCTTAAAACTGAAGGTCATATCATAGCTGAAGAAGATCTTGATGATGAAGAACGCGAGATTATCAACTCAATTTCAAAAAAACGCGGAGCTGCCGACAGTCCCTATAAGATTGTAGAGCGGGATTCGGTTGTTTACGGGTTTACTGACGATGTCCCTTCTCTTCAAAAAGAGCTTGAAGCAGAGGGCATTACAGGCGATGAAACAGGACAGCTTACAGCCGAGAGCTTAAAAACCGGAAGCTGGAAAAATCAAACATTCAGAAGCTACAATATAAATCTTCCTCCTGCCCGTATAATTTCGGGAAGAACCAATCCCTATTGCGACTTTTTGGAGAGCGTAAAGGACAAACTCGTAGGTTTGGGCTTTGAAGAATTTGACGGACCTCTCGTAGAAACGGATTTTTGGAACTCGGATGCCCTTTTTATGCCCCAATTCCATGCAGCCCGCGATATTCATGACGTTTACTACATAAAAAATCCGACTCATGCAAAGAGCATTGAGGAACCCTTTTTATCCCGCGTTGCCGAAGTCCACGAGACAGGGGGAAAAACAGGAAGCCGAGGCTGGAATTATTCTTTTGACAGGAATTTTACAAAACGCCTTTTGCTTAGAAGTCAAGGCACGGTTCTTTCCGCTCATCAGCTTGCAAAGGCAAAAATACCCGGCAAGTATTTCGGCATAGCCCGATGTTTCCGGTACGATAAGGTGGATGCTACCCATCTGTCGGACTTTTATCAAACCGAAGGAATAGTTTTAGGCAATGAGGTTAATTTAAAAACCTTGTTAGGTATCCTCAAAATGTTTGCCGTCGAAATAGCAGGCGCTACCGAGGTTAAATATGTCGGCGGCTACTTCCCCTTTACCGAACCTTCGATTGAAGTGCATATAAAACACCCTGTTTTAGGCTGGTTCGAGCTTGGCGGCTCAGGCATCCTTCGCCCCGAAGTATCCAGAACAATGGGTGTTGATGTCCCCGTATTGGCCTGGGGAATAGGCATTGACCGAATGGCCCTCATGGCTCTTGGCTTAAACGATTTGCGAGAGCTTTTCAGCTCGGATATTGAGGGAGTCAGGCTCAGAAAGTAA
- a CDS encoding DUF1007 family protein has product MLRSKKNILLFTFLVLINFQSFSHPHMWFTSSLEVIFAGKTLKGAYVTWTFDRFFSADIISGYDLNGDGVFSAAETADVYENAFSYTENYYYFTFIRQGEKRTSPEHIEKASFSVWQNKGIVSYRFFIDLSGFKGQEIFLACYDYTFFCDITYPENTAAKFIYDKSLISPSYSIIENKNYPVYYDPLGAMDDNRIYYKWAPGLNTYYPKEVRIRF; this is encoded by the coding sequence ATGTTAAGATCAAAAAAAAATATACTGTTATTTACCTTTTTAGTTTTGATAAATTTTCAATCCTTTTCTCACCCTCATATGTGGTTTACCAGCTCTCTTGAAGTCATTTTTGCAGGAAAAACCTTAAAAGGAGCCTATGTTACATGGACCTTTGATAGATTTTTTAGTGCGGATATTATAAGCGGTTATGACTTAAACGGAGATGGTGTATTTAGTGCAGCGGAAACAGCTGATGTATACGAAAATGCTTTTAGTTATACTGAAAATTATTACTATTTTACATTTATCAGGCAGGGAGAAAAGCGTACAAGTCCCGAACATATTGAAAAGGCTTCCTTTTCCGTTTGGCAAAATAAGGGGATTGTAAGTTACCGCTTTTTTATAGATTTAAGCGGGTTTAAGGGGCAGGAAATTTTTTTAGCCTGTTACGATTATACTTTCTTTTGCGATATTACCTATCCTGAAAATACGGCCGCAAAATTCATATATGACAAGAGTCTAATAAGCCCCTCATACTCCATTATCGAAAATAAAAACTATCCCGTTTACTATGACCCTCTGGGAGCGATGGATGATAATAGAATATATTATAAGTGGGCTCCCGGCCTTAATACCTATTATCCAAAAGAGGTAAGAATCAGGTTTTAA
- a CDS encoding metal-dependent transcriptional regulator, translated as MNKRIHVTGTITSSKEDYLERIYDLSLIDEQVRSIDVARALNVSRASVNKSLGGLKEDGYIEQEPYGTITLTKKGRAIAKDVRTRHNALRTFLTQVLKVDYEIADVDACEMEHAISKHTADKLYAYLKKLGITEDDAGK; from the coding sequence ATGAATAAACGAATACATGTAACAGGAACTATTACTTCCTCAAAAGAAGATTATCTCGAGCGGATTTACGACTTATCTTTGATTGATGAGCAGGTAAGATCAATTGATGTTGCAAGGGCATTGAATGTTTCTCGGGCAAGTGTTAATAAATCGCTTGGAGGACTAAAAGAGGACGGATATATTGAACAAGAACCTTATGGAACAATAACCTTAACAAAAAAAGGCAGAGCCATAGCAAAAGATGTCCGTACCAGACACAATGCGCTTAGAACTTTTTTAACTCAAGTTCTTAAAGTAGATTACGAAATTGCGGATGTTGATGCCTGTGAAATGGAACATGCAATAAGCAAGCATACCGCAGATAAGCTTTATGCCTATTTAAAAAAACTTGGCATAACGGAAGATGATGCCGGCAAATAG